From Triticum urartu cultivar G1812 chromosome 2, Tu2.1, whole genome shotgun sequence, a single genomic window includes:
- the LOC125534610 gene encoding uncharacterized protein LOC125534610 — protein sequence MGGDYVPILVLLCFLFRPCYPTLVESIDMDGNLQKNEKNNTLLSPKSFQFPWRADFTDEGSNIISHYAMWHTMPGQFYGLRAEMSIWASPNIENSQESGASIQIYFQDRGHYSLIQAGFHISPSLYHNRDIPFFTYWTKDSRSKGCYNLQCGGFVPASGAKLVPGQAIAPPSIYGIQDHYIRLSLNKDPNSGDWVVYRHDLETPSFLGHFPKELCPETPHIQALTGFVNYLKNAHGPPMGSGHFPDYNEKKSAYFNHIKKYNSKGQAFDPRYTGMVKLVDRKDCYDANDLFLEFKKGYTFNYGGPGGCIG from the exons ATGGGTGGTGATTATGTTCCCATATTAGTCTTACTGTGTTTTTTGTTTAGACCTTGCTACCCCACCTTGGTTGAATCAATAGACATGGATGGAAATCTACAGAAGAATGAGAAG AACAACACTCTTTTAAGTCCTAAAAGTTTTCAGTTTCCATGGAGAGCTGATTTCACGGATGAGGGGAGTAATATTATTTCTCAT TATGCAATGTGGCACACAATGCCAGGACAATTCTATGGCCTTCGAGCTGAAATGAGTATATGGGCTTCACCAAATATTGAAAACTCTCAAGAATCTGGAGCATCCATACAGATCTATTTTCAAGATCGAGGACACTACAGCTTAATTCAAGCCGGCTTCCAC ATTTCGCCCTCTTTGTACCATAACAGAGATATCCCCTTCTTTACATATTGGACC AAGGACTCGAGATCAAAGGGGTGCTACAACTTACAATGCGGAGGATTTGTTCCTGCGAGTGGAGCTAAGCTAGTGCCGGGACAAGCCATTGCTCCTCCATCAATTTATGGCATACAAGATCACTACATCAGGCTTAGCCTCAACAAG GATCCAAATTCTGGAGATTGGGTGGTGTACCGTCATGATTTAGAAACACCATCATTCTTGGGACATTTTCCAAAGGAGCTTTGCCCTGAAACACCACATATACAAGCATTGACTGGATTCGTGAATTACTTAAAGAATGCACATGGTCCACCAATGGGTAGTGGACACTTCCCTGATTATAATGAGAAGAAATCTGCCTACTTCAATCACATTAAGAAATACAACTCAAAGGGTCAAGCTTTTGACCCCCGTTACACTGGGATGGTCAAGTTAGTTGATAGGAAAGATTGTTATGATGCAAATGATTTATTTCTCGAATTTAAGAAGGGTTATACGTTCAACTATGGTGGACCAGGTGGTTGTATTGGTTGA